The following coding sequences are from one Sporolituus thermophilus DSM 23256 window:
- a CDS encoding YlzJ-like family protein, translating to MILWTVMPLEIVLEGLDAQPNYEEIDYNGLTVVVERLSPVQCRVIRIISTDPQDYLRSDLQPGTVLTYQPVVKAV from the coding sequence ATGATTTTATGGACGGTGATGCCACTGGAAATAGTGCTGGAAGGGCTTGATGCTCAACCTAATTATGAGGAAATCGATTATAACGGCCTGACGGTTGTCGTTGAACGGCTGTCACCCGTCCAGTGCCGCGTCATCCGTATTATATCGACAGACCCGCAGGACTATTTGCGTTCCGACCTTCAACCCGGCACCGTGTTGACTTACCAACCCGTCGTAAAAGCAGTATAA
- a CDS encoding ClpP family protease — translation MIDNDNPVVAPPGTNPENPNTPVQPDAPNKKSRQAKKSATTETIQVMGSTEVPTAKSNIHVMTIIGQIEGHMVLPPQNKTTKYEHVMPQIAAIEQNPDIEGLLLLLNTVGGDVEAGLAIAELIASLSKPTVSLVLGGGHSIGVPIAVSANYSFIVESASMTIHPIRLTGLVIGAPSSFDYLEKMQERINRFVVSHSKITEKKWKELLFKTGELSRDIGTNVVGRDAVRYGLIDELGGMAQAIAKLQELIRTQKETKGLKQ, via the coding sequence ATGATAGATAACGATAATCCGGTGGTCGCGCCGCCGGGAACTAATCCGGAAAATCCTAATACGCCCGTTCAGCCGGACGCTCCTAATAAAAAAAGCCGGCAGGCGAAAAAATCGGCAACCACAGAAACCATCCAAGTAATGGGTAGTACCGAGGTTCCTACGGCGAAATCCAACATTCACGTTATGACTATTATTGGTCAGATCGAAGGACACATGGTATTACCGCCACAGAATAAAACGACAAAGTACGAGCATGTTATGCCGCAGATTGCAGCAATTGAGCAAAATCCAGACATCGAAGGTCTACTTTTACTTTTAAACACAGTCGGGGGCGACGTGGAAGCCGGTCTTGCTATCGCCGAACTTATCGCCAGTCTATCTAAGCCGACCGTATCACTGGTTTTAGGCGGGGGCCATAGTATCGGAGTGCCAATAGCGGTGTCGGCGAATTACTCGTTTATTGTCGAAAGTGCCAGCATGACGATTCATCCCATTCGCCTAACCGGTCTAGTTATCGGTGCACCCAGTTCTTTCGATTACTTAGAAAAAATGCAAGAGCGAATTAATAGATTCGTTGTTAGCCATTCCAAAATTACGGAAAAGAAATGGAAAGAGTTGCTCTTTAAGACAGGTGAATTGTCGCGGGATATTGGGACCAACGTGGTAGGGCGCGATGCTGTTCGCTATGGCCTGATTGACGAGTTAGGCGGTATGGCGCAAGCAATTGCTAAGCTGCAGGAACTGATTCGTACGCAAAAGGAGACGAAGGGGTTGAAGCAGTAA